The genomic segment ATAGGAAAGTCCACTCCATTCAAGACCTATGTTGTCCGGCAAATGATCGCGTGCTATCTGTTCCATGATCTCCATAGCCTGACCGGAACTGTATCCCTGTGCAGCCGAACCGCGGATAACGGCGGTAGTAAACATATTGAAACGCTTGATACTACCCGGTCCTGTGGTGTAGGATGCATTGCCCAATGAGGTCAGCGGAACCATTGCTCCATTGGCAGCTTTCACAAAGAACAGATTGATGTTCTCTTTATGCTCACGATACGGAGCCTCCGCCTGAATATACACCTTATATATACGGTTGAACATATTAAAATCGTTTACATACACAGAGCCCGTATAAGCTTTCATCGTGGAGAACACGTCTGCCAACGGTACGCCCAGCATCTTCACCTTGTCACGATCCACATCAAAATAGAGTTGCGGGATTTCGGACTGCAAGGAAGAAGAAAGTCCTGCCAGCTCTTTATGCTTCTGGGCATAATACATCAAGGTGTCTGCCGCTTGTACCAGATTTTCGAAAGTCGCCTCACCACGTGCTTCAAGCTGCATTTCAAAACCTCCGGAGGCTCCCAACCCCGGAATCACAGGTGGAGTGGAAAGATAGACTTTACATTCGGGATATTCCTTCAGGTCTCTCTCTACCCTTGCCATAATCTTATCAATGGTGGTATTTTTGCGGTCTTCCCAAGGCTTTAAAATGACGGTCAGTTCGCTGCGTGCCTGATTACTTCCCACACGCGGACTGCTTCCCGTTACATTCTGCACATAAGCCACATACGGATTTTGCTCCAAATACTTCACCGCGCGATCGGTCACTATACGGGTACGCTCCAGTGTGGCGCCTTCCGGTAACTCCAGTTCCACCTTAAAGTATCCCTGATCTTCGACAGGCAAGAAACTGGTAGGAATCAGGCGATGGATGATGAAGATAGCAATCAGCACCATTCCAAATGCACTCATCAGACGTCTTGGATGCTTGATAACGCGACTGATAACACCGATATATTTATGATTGCTGATGCTCAGCCACTCATTTATTTTACGGAACACAATATTCTTTTTCGCTCCGCTATTAGGCTTCAGTATTAGCGAACACATCACAGGGCTAAGGGTTAAAGCCACAACCGTAGAAAGCAACACAGACACAGCGATGGTGATAGTGAACTGGCGGTATAATTGTCCGGTAATACCACTCAAGAAACTTACCGGAACGAATACGGCACAAAGCACCAACGAAGTTGCAACCAAAGCACTTGCCAAACCGTTCATGGCTTTCTTGGTTGCCTCATAGGGCGAGAGCTTTTCCGTCTCCATCAAATGTTCCACATTCTCTACCACCACAATGGCATCGTCCACCACAATACCGATAGCGAGAATTAATCCCAATAAGGTCAATATATTCAACGAGAAACCGAAAATAAGCATGAACCCGAAAGTACCGATCAAGGATATAGGTACTGCAACGACAGGAATCAAAGTCGCACGCCAGCTTTGTAGAGAGAGGAACACTACCAGTACAACAAGTATCAATGCTTCGAACAACGTTTTATATACCTCATGAATAGACTCCGAAATATAAGTAGTCATATCAAACGGTATCTCGTAACTCATTCCTTCGGGGAAATTCGCACTTATTTCCTCCATTGCTTTCTTCACATTGTCCGCCACTTCCATAGCATTGGCACCCGGAAGCATATAGATGCCAAGAACAGCCGCATTCTCACCGTTGATACCACTCTCTGTGCTATATGAAGAGGCTTCGAGCGATACGCGCGCCACATCGCGGAGACGAATGATAGATCCGTTGGCATTGGCACGAACCA from the Bacteroides eggerthii genome contains:
- a CDS encoding efflux RND transporter permease subunit, with protein sequence MKVSFFIDRPVFSAVISIVIVIVGIIGLTMLPVDQYPQITPPVVKISASYPGASALTVSQAVATPIEQEINGTPGMLYMESNSSNSGGFSATVTFDVSADPDLAAVEIQNRVKLAESRLPAEVIQNGISVEKQAPSQLMTICLTSSDPKFDEIYLSNFATINVLDLLRRIPGVGRVSNIGSRYYAMQIWAMPDKLANFGLTVQDLQNALKDQNRESAAGVLGQQPVQGLDITIPITTQGRLSSAKQFEDIVVRANANGSIIRLRDVARVSLEASSYSTESGINGENAAVLGIYMLPGANAMEVADNVKKAMEEISANFPEGMSYEIPFDMTTYISESIHEVYKTLFEALILVVLVVFLSLQSWRATLIPVVAVPISLIGTFGFMLIFGFSLNILTLLGLILAIGIVVDDAIVVVENVEHLMETEKLSPYEATKKAMNGLASALVATSLVLCAVFVPVSFLSGITGQLYRQFTITIAVSVLLSTVVALTLSPVMCSLILKPNSGAKKNIVFRKINEWLSISNHKYIGVISRVIKHPRRLMSAFGMVLIAIFIIHRLIPTSFLPVEDQGYFKVELELPEGATLERTRIVTDRAVKYLEQNPYVAYVQNVTGSSPRVGSNQARSELTVILKPWEDRKNTTIDKIMARVERDLKEYPECKVYLSTPPVIPGLGASGGFEMQLEARGEATFENLVQAADTLMYYAQKHKELAGLSSSLQSEIPQLYFDVDRDKVKMLGVPLADVFSTMKAYTGSVYVNDFNMFNRIYKVYIQAEAPYREHKENINLFFVKAANGAMVPLTSLGNASYTTGPGSIKRFNMFTTAVIRGSAAQGYSSGQAMEIMEQIARDHLPDNIGLEWSGLSYQEKKAGGQTGLVLTLVFLFVFLFLAAQYESWTVPIAVLLSLPVAALGAYLGVAVCGLENDIYFQIGLVMLVGLAAKNAILIVEFAKVQVDNGGDLVQSAIHAAQLRFRPILMTSLAFVLGMLPMVLASGPGSASRQAIGTGVFFGMIFAIVFGIVLVPFFFVLIYKAKAKVQHKIKKD